In Chrysemys picta bellii isolate R12L10 chromosome 22, ASM1138683v2, whole genome shotgun sequence, the genomic stretch GGTGAGTATCGGCTCCGGAGCGGAATTCTGTAATGTGTTGAGTGTAATGTAGGTTGCTCTAATGCCATTGGACCAGCTCTTGCACTTGCCAGAAAAGTTATGGAGCAGTGTACTCTACTGACTGGTGAGCATGCTGCAGtgattaagggtacgtctacacttccaTCGAGGTAGCATGCTAACGATAGAGGGTAGTCAAGCAGGTGGCAGTGGTAGGATGGAACTTGGCCTGGAAATGTGTTTGTGGAAGTAGGGTGGGGAGACAGATCTCTCCAGGCAACAGGGGGAAGATGGGACTGGCCAGATAAAGAGACTGGGTCAAGGAGCTGGTCTGGGGGAACAACAGTGAGATTGGACTAAGTACCTTGGAGGGACATTGGGACTGGGACTCAGTGGGACTGGGGAatgttggggggctgggagtgggcacAGCTGGAAActaagaggggaggagagagacaaattgAATGAGGAACAGGGATGCaggggaactgggactggctgggtaagGAGACCAGGACTGGGAGGGGAGGATTTGGTGCAGGGgtagactgggactggctgggaaaggagactgggactggaatgaGACACGTGAGGCATTCTGATTGGGGGTGGGACAAGAGCCAGGGATTGGAAAAAACTGCTCTGGGACAGGGACAAGTTGTGAGTGTGTGGGGATAAGGGTGAAGGAGTCAAGTTTGGGTATGAGCACACAGacgagtctgtgcccactagtggacactcccctccagagcctggaatgggagCCAAGATTCCAGCTCTTCTGAGTCCCCACCCAGCATCTGGCCAGGTTTGGTTCCGTCAGTTCTGCATGACTCCCTAGGCGTGGACGAGTGTCTCAGCAGGAAATCTTGCCCTTGCCAGGCCACTCACACCATGACCTTTGGAGTTACTTTATTCTTGCAACGATGGCCATGCATTGAGCTCTGGAGTCAAGATCTTTACTGACAGCAACGTAACCAGAACCCTTCAAAATTAtttcttgctgctgctggtggtggacaTGGCTTATAAGACAAAATGGTGACCCTAGCAGGGGATTAATCTCTTTCTGGACTAAAACTCACTGTAGCCTGTCCACAGGATCAGAACCTCCCTACCCCCAACTCCCATCCTTCAATCTTACTGTGAAATTCCCCAGGATGCAACCTGAACTTCTGTGTCCCCTTAACCTCCTAAACTGGGGTTCCTTTTATGCTCCTTTTCTGCCAGACCAGCCAGTCCTGGCCTGCTCATGCACAGATACTAGTCTGCAAAATCACTCCCAGATGTTTATATGAATGCTGTCCCAGCCATCCATGAATAGATACAGCGCGACACCCACatatccccactcccagcctgggctcccccaaAATGTGCATCTGATACTGCTCAGTAGACCCTGGACATTATAAGAGGATAGATAGTCCGACATTCCAACAACGGGTAATGTTTATGCCCCAGCCTTTGTTATCTCAAGTCGAGGTttcccaaacacactggtttagttaaaacaataaaacacgtTTATTAATGAGAGATGAAAGGtacaaaagtcagaattggttacaaaagaaataaaaagagaaaacctCAAGCTAATTCCAAAACATTACCAAGCTTAATAAGATTTGAAGCCAACATCCTTCTCACCACACCAGACGCTGCAGGCAGTTCTCAGTTCACAGGCTGGATTTCCTTCCATTCTGGGACCACTCCCCTCAGTTCAGTGTTTTTCAAAGATTCACTGATGTAATAAGCAGAGGGAGATAAGGTAGACAGGAGAGGTGGGTACAGGCATGTTTGTCCCCCGTCTTATACCCCAATCCTTGGGTGCTGGAAATGCCCTTgctgggtgctgtggggaggcagTATGTGAGCGCCAAACTGTCTTTCAGCTGATTTGTACATTTCCTGTTGAGAACTCCCCAGTTGGTGAATCTCCCATTAACCAGGGGATGACTCTGTAGCCTGTTGCTGGCATGCCAGTCTCTtcctgtctctgaggaactggcttATGAGGACTACCGAGgaattacaacatatttcagtaataaTCATACAGCACAATCTCATAAGTTCACATGCAGTGTTTCTTACACACATTTCAGAAAATAATCATATTCATCACATTATGAGTTTCAAAATGCTATCTCATAGGGCATAGTTTGTACAAAATAGATCATAGCCATATAGAAGTGGTGAATATGGGCTACAGGGTGTCACAGGTACCCTTCCCAAGTCCTCCTGTTTCCCTGGATTCACAGGAGAGGGATGGAGGCCTTTTCGTGATCCTTTCCCTGATGTCTCGAGAAGAGAGGCCAGCTGCCTTGGTCCTCCCACCTCGTCCACCTGCTCTGTTAGGTCCACATTTTCTCCCTCGCTGCATTGTTAACAAGGTTAACGAATGAAAGTGAACCACATTGAAGAAGTCAAAGCAAAGGTGCAAAGTGTTATCGATTGCTCTCTTTCAATGACATGGTTCCTTCTTCCTTTCACAGTTGACAGGTGTCAGAATTTGTCTACTTGTCCTGCTTCTGCAACCTGTGAAAACATTCCCGGAGGCTACCACTGCACCTGCAATCATGGGTTTGCATCTAGTTCTGGGGAGCAACACTTCACTGATCCAACAGTGAAATGTGTCGGTGAGTATCAGCTCCAGAGCACTGGCAAGTGAGTGGGAACTCTGTAATGGGTTGACTGTAATGTAGGTTGCTGTAATGACATTGGGACCAGCTCTTGCACTTGCCAGAAAAGTTATGGAGCAGTGCACTCTACTGACAGGTGAGCATGCTGCAGtgattaagggtacgtctacacttccatcgagctagcatgctaacaATAGAGGGTAGCCAAGCAGGTGCGAGTGGTGGGATGGAACTGGGCCTGGAAACCAGTGTGTGGAAGTAGGGTGGGAAGATGGATCTGTCCAGGCAACAGGGTGCAGGGGGAAAATGGGACTAGCCCGGATAAAGAGACTGGGTCAAGGGGCTGGTCTGGGGGAACAACAGTGAGATTGGACTAAGTATCTGGGGAGGAACACTGGGACTGGGACTCAGTGGGACTGGGGAATGTTGGGGGGCTGGCAGTGGGCAAAGCTGGAAACTAAGAGGTGAGGAGAGAGACAAATGGAATGAGGAGCCAGGATGCaggggaactgggactggctgggaaaggagactGTTACTGGAATGAGACACCTGATGCATTCCGATTGGGAAGGGGACaagagccagggatgggaagaAATTGCACTGGGACAGGGACAAGTTGTGATTGTGTGGGGATAAGTCTGAAGGAGTCAAGCTTGGGTATGAGCACGCAGacgagtctgtgcccactagtggacactcccctccagagcctggaatgggagccaagattccagctcttctgagcccccacccagcGCTTGGCCAGGCATGGTTCCGTCAGTTCTGCATGACTCCCTAGGCGTGGATGAGTGTCTCAGCAGGAAATCTTGCCCTTGCCAGGCCACTCACACCATGACCTTTGGAGTTACTTTATGCTTGCAACGATGACCATGCATTGAGCTCTGGAATCAAGATCTTTACTGACAGCAACGTAACCAGAACCCTTCAAAATTAtttcttgctgctgctggtggtggacaTGGCTTATAAGACAAAATGGCGACCCTAGCAGGGGATTAGTCTCTTTCTGGACTAAAACTCCCTGTAGCCTGTCCACAGGATCAGAACCTCCCTACCCCCAACTCCCAACCTTCAATCTTACTGTGAaattccccagggtgcaacctgaacTGCTGTGTCCCCTTAACCCCCCAACCTGGGGTTCCTTTTATGCTCCTTTACTGCCAGACCAGCCAGTCCTGGCCTGCTCATGCACAGATACTAGTCTGCAAAATCACTCCCAGATGTTTATATGAATGCTGTCCCAGCCATCCATGGACAGATACAGCGCGACACCCACatatccccactcccagcctgggctcccccgaAATGTGCATCTGATACTGCTCAGTAGAGCCTTGACATTATAAGAGGATAGATAGTCCGACATTCCAACAACGGGTAATGTTTCTGCCCCAGCCTTTGTTATCTCAAGTAGAGGTttcccaaacacactggtttagttaaaacaataaaacacgtTTATTAATAAGAGATGAAAGGtacaaaagtcagaattggttacaaaagaaataaaaagagaaaacctCAAGCTAATTCCAAAACATTACCAAGCTTAATAAGATTTGAAGCCAACATCCTTCTCACCGCACCAGACGCTGCAGGCAGTTCTCAGTTCACAGGCTGGATTTCCTTTCATTCTGGGACCACTCCCCTCAGTTCAGTGTTTTTCAAAGATTCACTGATGTAATAAGCAGAGGGAGATAAGGTAGACAGGAGAGGTGGGTACGTCTTATACCCCAATTCTTGTGTGCTGGAAATACCCTTGCTGGGTCCTGTGGGGAGGCAGTATGTGAGCGCCAAACTGTCTTTCAGCTGATTTGTACATTTCCTGTTCAGAACTCCCCAGTTGGTGAATCTCCCATTAACCAGGGGATGACTCTGTAGCCTGTTGCTGGCATGCCAGTGTGTtcctgtctctgaggaactggcttATGAGGGCTACTGAGGAATTACAACACATTTCAGTAATAATCATACAGCACAATCTCCTAAGTTCACATGCAGTGTTTGTTACACACATTTCAGAAAATAATCATATTCATCACATTATGAGTTTCAAAATGCTACCTCATAGGGCATAGTTTGTACAAAATAGATCATAGCCATATAAAGTGGTGAATATGGGCTACAGGGTGTCACAGCTACCCTTCATGTGTCCTCCTGTTTCCCTGGCTTCACAGGAGAGGGATGGAGGCCTTTTCGTGATCCTTTCCCTGATGTCTCGAGAAGAGAGGCCAGCTGCCTTGGTCCTCCCACCTCGTCCACCTGCTCTGTTAGGTCCACATTTTCTCCCTCGCTGCATTGTTAACAAGGTTAATGAATGAAAGTGAACCACATTGAAGAAGTCAAAGAAAAGGTGCAAAGTGTTATCGATTGCTCTCTTTCAATGACATGGTTCCTTCTTCCTTTCACAGTTGACAGGTGTCAGAATTTGTCTACTTGTCCTGCTTCTGCAACCTGTGAAAACATTCCTGGAGGCTACCACTGCACCTGCAATCGCGGGTTTGCATCTAGTTCTGGGGAGCAAAACTTCACTGATCCAACAGTGAAATGTGTCGGTGAGTATCAGCTCCAGAGCACTGGTAAGTGAGTGGGAACTCTGTAATGGGGCGACTGTAATGTAGGTTGCTGTAATGACATTGGGACCAGCTCTTGCACTTGCCAGAAAAGTTATGGAGCAGTGCACTCTACTGACTGGTGAGCATGCTGCAGtgattaagggtacgtctacacttccaTCGAGCTCGCATGCTAACAATAGAGGGTAGCCAAGCAGGTGCGAGTGGTGGGATGGAACTGGGCCTGGAAACCAGTGTGTGGAAgtagggtggggagatggatctgTCCAGGCAACAGGGTGCAGGGGGAAAATGGGACTGGCCCGGATAAAGAGACTGGGTCAAGGGGCTTGTCTGGGGGAACAACAGTGAGATTGGACTAAGTATCTGGGGAGGGACATTGGGACTGGGACTCAGTGGGACTGGGGAATGTTGGGGGGCTGGCAGTGGGCACGGCTAGAAActaagaggggaggagggagacaaatGGAATGAGGAGCCAGGATGCaggggaactgggactggctgggaaaggagactgggactggaatgaGACATGTGAGGTGTTCTGATTGGGAGTGGGACaagagccagggatgggaagaAACTGCAGTGGGACAGGGAcaagttgtgtgtgggggggataagGCTGAAGGAGGCAAGCTTGTGCATGAACGATTATGCAGatgagtctgtgcccactagtgGACACTCCTCTCCAGGGCCTGGAATGGGAGCCAAGATTCCAGCGCTTCTGAGTCCCCACCCAGCATCTGGCCAGGTTTGGTTCCGTCAGTTCTGCATGTCTCCCTAGGCGTGGATGAGTGTCTCAGCAGGAAATCTTGCCCTTGCCAGAACACTCACACCATGACCTTTGGGCTCCTTAAACCAATCCCTTTAGCTTTAGCATCAGCTCTGCTGTCGACTGGACTTTGCTGGGGCTCATTTCTCTGCCCAGAAGTATAATGATGTTTTGATCCCCTCACAAAGAGATATGATCTTTATAAGAGAGGCTGCAATGTtggctccctccttccttccctagAAAATCTCTTCCGCTGCCAGCCCAGGATTCTGCAAGGAGATGATTTCAAAAGCCAGTGCGGCAACATGATGCAGCACGTATGTGTCGAGTGATTCCCAATTGGGTCATCTTCGGGTGCAGGGCAGGAGGGAAAAAGGGAGAGAAtggatttgaggggtgtgtgtgtagagtTTGTGTAGTGCATTCAGAGAGCGTGCGTGCTGCTTCTGTGTTGGGTATTATGGATGAACAGGGAGGATGGAAGGACTAGAGCTGGTACCTAGAGAAGGGTGGAGATGGAGAAGATGGGTGGATAGAGAAATAGCCAGAGCTAGATATAGCGGACGGATTGAAAGATACAGTGGGTTAAGAGGGCCACAACAGTTGGATGGACATGGATAGGTATGTTATAACATTAACTCCTTTTTCCATGATTCCCCTACAGGGAAACCAAAAAAGCAATAGATTTTGCACCATCCTGAATCAGACCTCAAAGACCCTGGAATCTGCATGTGGCAATGGAAACCAGTCAGTACCTCCGAAGGTCAGAGGCTGTGTACCTGTATTTGCCAGTCCATGCCCTCCAAGGCAAAGTCCCTCCTCTTCCGTCCCCAGCTGCTGCAACCGGTCTCCAGATACTTCCTTCCAAAGATGAACCTTGGGGGGAGTCTTtaaaagcagctgaaaacaaGGTTTAGTTGCCTCTACTCTAGAAGAGTAGACTGGAGCCAACAGCGAGTGGAATTTCAGCTGCCAGCCAAGAGTGGGTGATGAATATCTTGGGGCAAAGGGAACGAGGCAGTATCTTGTTGGGATCCAGTAACTGGGGAGTATGGGAACCATGTGGAGTGGAGGGCCAGACTATAAGAAGCacgtggaggaggagggaaccctAAAAGCCTGCCGAAAATCACCCATCCATGTAAGCAGTTGTAGCTGTCCTGGGATGTTCCATGATGGTGAATGGGGAGGAAAAGTGGTGGATCCATGGGACCATCTCTCCGTTAACCGGTGGACCACTGTTTGACAGCCCCTGATTTACCCTGGGCATCTTCTTTTTAAACCCCAGGAAGTCTTCACTTCTCTCGATTCGCTTTTCCATGCCACTGCCCAGCAGTCTACTGGGAGCAAGGAGGAGGTCGCGTGGGCAGCCACTGCCTTTGTGCAGCGTGCAGAACTGGCCGCCTTGGAAGCTGCTTGGAACGGTTCCGAGAACGAGCCGCAGACTATCACAGCCGAGACGATGagtaagaaaaaggaaaaacctcCGCACAGCTCTGATTGCCACCCTAGCTGCTCTCGGCGATGAAGGGTGGCCTCGGGGCTAGGGTGCTGGGCTAAAGCATAAGAGCGTTGAGTGCCATTCCTGCCTGCTTGCTCGCTTGGCGCTTATGTTTTCCATGTAAATGGGGACACGACCCCTTTCTGCAGTTTGGGGCAGGAGCGGTCTCTTGCTGCATTTGCCTATGGTGCCCAGCActatggggctctgatctcggcTAGTAGCAGGATTGTGGTAGTGCCTATGAGCCGCAGTCATGatggagcagggccccattgtgttaggtgcaaGGCACAAAGGACATAAAGACAATCCGGGCTCCTAATTCTTCTCTCGGCTCTGCTGGTTTTACCGCAGCCTTGCTCCCTGCCGCCACGGgagtgggaggagaatcaggctctgtgcTAAATGGAGGGTAGTTTTCAAAGCCGTGCAGTGAAGAACTTGTCCTTCCGCCCCCAGCCATCGCAGCCCTGCGGGTTACGGATAACTGCAGTCGGGCAGGGAAGATGATCGAACTGAACGCTGAAAACGAGTTGATGAGCATTGACTGCATGACAGTGGTTGGCGCCAGCGAAGCAGGTACCATCCGGGAGTTGTCTGGACAGGCAACGGAAGGAATCCAACCTCTCCAACCCATTCCACAGCTCCAGCTCTGAGGCCAGATCTtccagggctgcagagggaacttagagcagccctgacAGACTCCCCAGGGGGTCTTGGGTTGCTTTACACCGACCCTCTGTGCAGTGCTTAATCTGTAATGAAAGTGGGGTCGGGAGTCAAGTAATTAGGTGCCAGGACTCGAGCAACATTTTTACTTTCATAAATGACGCAGGAAACCCGGAaatgccggggctatgaactgccaagcctagaggtatTGGGGCTTCCCTTGTGCAGAGGGCACGTCAGGGCTGGAGGCTTCAGACAGAGCAGGACGGGGGTGGATTATCCAGTACTAGCGGCAGATGGGCCCCTAGGAGGAAGTGTTATTCGTTGGCCAGTGCAGGGAGTAAGGAGTCCTGGGGTCTAGTCCCAATTTTCCCACTGACACTCTGCACGAACGTGGGGAAGCCGTTCCATCTCTCCGTACCTGTGTCCTTCTCATCGCTGGTTCGGCTGCGCCCCCCAGCCAAGAGCTCTTCCAGCTCCTTGCGGTGTGACACAGGACACAGGCTGTTCTGGTGTCACCTCTTGCATCTTTGCTCCTGCAGGCTCCGGAGTCGTTGCCTTCATCTCGTATGCCACTCTCGAGTCCATCCTGAACAACAACTTTATCGACCAGCAAAACCTGACAGGGGAAGACAACCTGGTTAACATTACGCTGAATTCCAAGGTAGTGAGTGGGACCATTGGGAAACCCGGACCTCTCCCCAAACCTTTCTACTTCACCCTGGAGCATAAACAGGTGATTGGCAATCATGTCTCTGCTTGAAATGGAAGAGGGACCCCTCTTGGCCAGGAGCTTTTCCCAACTGTcctctctctgtgcttctgttgtCAACACTGCCATCCTCTTCCAGTTGGCCTCACTAACGAAGGTCATCTTCAACTCCTTCTGGCGCCTTCCCTACCCCCAAGATGAGTTCAAATCTTGATGCTTCTTCTTCCCCAAAAAtctggcttttcctctctgccCTCGCCATGGTTCTGGTCACCTTCCACCTTTCtactgcagcctcctctctggGCCCCCAGTACCCATAATGCCTCCCTTCAGTCCTGCTAAAATGATCTTCCTTGCCCATCAGTACCACAGATGCCCTATAATTTGAATCTTTCCACTGGCTCTTCCTTCTCCACCACATCAAGTTTAAATGAGGAGGCAATTCAACTTAAAATTGATAATGGCTGAATGCTAAGGGTTCCCCAATACCCACCCTAAAGCCTTCAAAAATCATTGAAATTCCCAGGTGAACTTGTAAACCCCAATACCTTGTACCAGTGGGGCATCGGCTTGGATGCCTGACTCTGCTCTCGTTTACCCCAATCCAGATCAATGGACTTATACTGGTGTGAAACCTATATCCATTATTATAGTGCACGTAGAGGCacactgagatcagagtctgatTGTACcaagcactgcacaaacacatggGCCCCGTCCCAAAGAAGagagacaaagggtaggagggaaacagaggcacagagacttcTCATGAGATTGCACATCAGAGCTAGGAATACAATCCCAGTCCCCTGAGTCCCAACCCAGTGCTCTGTCTGACAAGCTCTAGCTCctctttggttttgtttgggCTAAACTAGCCCTTAGCTCCATAAAGGAGGAGGCTGACGCTGGTGCTGCAATGTCTGTTTCCAGAGAAAGGAAATGGAAGACAAGATTATCTGTGTTTTCTGGAAGCTCACTGGCACCTGGTCTACTGAGGGCTGCACTCTTCTCCGTGCGAACAGCACTCACACCACCTGCACCTGTACTCACCTGTCCAGCTTTGCCATCCTGATGGCTTCACATGCTATCAAGGTATTTCAGCCGTCGGCTTAAGCTCATGGTCCATGTGTAACAAACTAGGGTTGCATTCGCACAGACGCCGCGGCTGTTTGCAAGAACAAACCCGAGCCCTTCGACACCCAAAACGCAGGCGTCCACCACTTACGCAAAAGGAGTAATGCCTTTGGCTGTCAATATAGTTAAaatggctggagccagccagtaGGAAAGTCATGATCATGTGCACTTGGTCAGCATGTTAGATGCCAGACAGGTGGCACGAGGCATGAGTCAGCCGGGTATTTGTTCCAATTAGTTTACAGTCATTATGAGATCCAGAGATCATCTCGGGGCTCCAAACTCAACACACGTGTTGCTCCTCTGAGTTATCTatttaaaggggggagggatagctcagtggtttgagcattggcctgttaaacccaggcttgtgagttcaatccttgagagggccacttagggatctgtggcaaaatcagtacttggtcctgctggtgaaggcagggggttggactcagtGACTTTTCAAGGtgtgttctaggagataggatatctctattaatttatttattttagttttagttttatttaaaggggcagggaggagatgggTCCTCCATGTTCTCCAACAACGGAGCTAGAGATCTGATTGCCCTGGGAAATTATCCGGTTATTTCAAAACCCCTGTTTCTCCAGCGTGATTTCCAAACTTTACACttcctttaatttttctttttgcaggAGAGTTACCCACTGACCATCATCACCTACGTGGGACTGACCCTCTCCCTGCTGTGCCTCTTCCTCGccatcctcaccttcctcctGTGCCGCTCCATCCGCAACGTCAGCACCTCcctccacctgcagctctgcctctgcctcttcctggccgACCTGCTCTTCCTCACCGCAATGGACAGCGTCACCAATAAGGTAGAGAAATCAGCCAAAATCCACCCCCCCCTCATCTATCCTGTCTATTTAGATCGTAAGTTCTTCAAAGATAGGTTTCCACTGCAGCTGGGGCGGCGGGTGGCTCCCAGagtggacagacagacacacgctAGCTCCACGTGAGCTAACGCACTCAAAATAGCAGTGCGGCCTCAGATGTgattgtacttgggtggctagcctgggctgctgcctgggggcgcatgctcccagctgcagtgtagacacactttTACTGGGTGTTTGTACAGCGCTGAGCACGACGGGTCCTTGAACTTGTATGGGGCCCCTAAGTGCTCCTGTAGTGAAATAATGAGGGGGAATGGGGCACATATGGAGCCCTTGACATGGGGGGAAGAGGAAGCAAGCGGGGGGTGGGGCGACAGAGACCTACAAGGGGAGGATGGGGGGACAGTGAATAAGGGACAATGGCATGTGGAGAGAAGacattgggaggggggagggacacagcccTGGAAAGGGTGGAAGAGGAAGCATGGGGGACCACAGAGAGACCCTACCAAGGGATGATGAATGCAGGACAATGGTATGTTCccaccaacccccaccccaccactgtCATCTCTCCTGGCATGAGTCCAGGCATGTGGGGACTTGCAGGGGGTCCTTGaggaagaggagaatgggagGACGGCACAGAGagcttgtggggggagggatggatggaggaataCAAGGAGCATGCATGCAGTGCATACAGACTGCAAGCTGCGACCTGTGTGATGCACTGATAACCAAGGTGGGTTGGTTTTGCCCTTGGGCCCCTTCACATGCCTGGGATCACGTTGCCCAGAATAAATTCAGTGGTCTGGATTCTGAACTTGCTCACACTGCTTTGACACCACTGGCCTCAGTGGAGGTtccccagatttacaccagcatcagtaaaatcagaatcaggctccagAGTTtaattatcatagaatcacagaatatcagggttggaagggacctcaggaggtcatctagtccaaccccctgctcaaagcaggatcaattcccaactaaatcatcccagccagggctttgtcaagtcgggccttaaaaccctctaaggaaggagattccatcacctccctaggtaacccattccttgGCCTCAGCTCCCCAG encodes the following:
- the LOC101942349 gene encoding adhesion G protein-coupled receptor E3-like, giving the protein MMQHGNQKSNRFCTILNQTSKTLESACGNGNQSVPPKEVFTSLDSLFHATAQQSTGSKEEVAWAATAFVQRAELAALEAAWNGSENEPQTITAETMTIAALRVTDNCSRAGKMIELNAENELMSIDCMTVVGASEAGSGVVAFISYATLESILNNNFIDQQNLTGEDNLVNITLNSKVVSGTIGKPGPLPKPFYFTLEHKQRKEMEDKIICVFWKLTGTWSTEGCTLLRANSTHTTCTCTHLSSFAILMASHAIKESYPLTIITYVGLTLSLLCLFLAILTFLLCRSIRNVSTSLHLQLCLCLFLADLLFLTAMDSVTNKVACAVIAGLLHYLFLACFTWMFLEGLHLFLTVRNLKVVNYTSAGRFKKRFMYPFGYGFPALVVAISAAVNHKGYGTSKHCWLTIEGGFVWSFLGPVCLIIVMNLAFFITTLWLLRDKISSLNTDVSTLKNTRLLTFKAIAQLFILGCTWSLGLLQVGPAGTVLAYLFTIVNSLQGAFIFLVHCLLNQQVREEYKRWIRRIEKTRTKSQTSGVSMSAVPTTIGTEWEKSS